In Musa acuminata AAA Group cultivar baxijiao chromosome BXJ3-9, Cavendish_Baxijiao_AAA, whole genome shotgun sequence, a single genomic region encodes these proteins:
- the LOC103998458 gene encoding protein HOMOLOG OF MAMMALIAN LYST-INTERACTING PROTEIN 5 isoform X1 yields the protein MSGVGGDAEPAKLLLPYLQRADELQKHEPLVAYYCRFYAMERGLKIPQKDRTKTTNALLISLMNQLEKDKKSLKLGPDDNLYVEGFVSNLFAKADKQDRAGRADLNTAKTFYAASIFFEILSQFGEHQPDIEQKQKYAVWKAADIRKALKEGRKPEPGPPGGDTDLSISSSPSSNTYDLQPSDSFPSSQRGGDASPHHVDKVNIIGRSESFAGSYQSANLSSQDADEVTMQGFGQPPATSSSYASPDVHHLQQTSGPEYSAYSQQYDHHSYRDELQHMPQNNHSENPTPPFPYPNFQSYPSFHDSTFPSAPTHQPSYYHAHDSASSHQPAPVSHYAPPAQYSYGSVHESHVVQAPLSAERYKYDSSYQPPAEKIAEAHKAARFAVGALAFDDVPVAVDFLRRSLELLTNPSAETH from the exons ATGTCAGGTGTTGGGGGCGACGCGGAGCCGGCGAAGCTCCTCCTGCCCTACCTTCAAAGGGCCGACGAGCTGCAGAAGCACGAACCCCTCGTCGCCTACTACT GTCGGTTCTACGCGATGGAGCGAGGGCTGAAGATTCCGCAGAAGGATCGAACCAAGACCACCAACGCCCTCCTCATCTCCCTCATGAACCAACTCGAGAAG GATAAAAAATCATTAAAGTTAGGGCCGGATGACAACCTTTACGTGGAGGGATTTGTATCTAATCTTTTTGCAAAGGCAGATAAACAAGATCGTGCTGGGCGTGCTGACTT GAATACTGCAAAGACCTTTTATGCAGCGAGCATCTTTTTTGAGATTTTGAGTCAATTTGGTGAGCATCAGCCCGAT ATTGAGCAAAAACAGAAGTATGCAGTTTGGAAAGCTGCAGATATAAGGAAAGCCTTGAAAGAAGGCCGGAAGCCTGAACCAGGCCCTCCTGGTGGTGATACAGATTTATCAATTTCCTCGAGCCCATCAAGCAACACATAT GACCTGCAACCAAGTGACAGTTTTCCATCCAGCCAGAGAGGTGGTGATGCATCACCTCATCATGTAGATAAGGTCAAT ATCATAGGAAGAAGTGAGAGCTTTGCAGGTAGCTACCAAAGTGCCAACTTATCATCTCAGGATGCTGATGAGGTTACCATGCAGGGTTTCGGTCAACCGCCTGCGACATCATCCTCCTATGCTAGTCCTGATGTTCACCACCTTCAACAGACCAGCGGGCCTGAATATTCTGCTTACTCTCAACAATACGATCATCATTCTTACAGAGATGAGCTCCAACATATGCCTCAAAATAATCATTCAGAAAACCCTACTCCTCCATTTCCCTATCCTAATTTTCAGTCTTATCCAAGCTTCCATGATAGCACCTTCCCGTCTGCCCCCACTCATCAGCCTTCTTACTACCATGCCCATGATTCTGCATCCTCTCACCAACCTGCTCCTGTTTCACATTATGCACCACCAGCACAGTACAGTTATGGCAGTGTCCACGAGAGTCATGTGGTACAAGCTCCTCTATCGGCCGAGAGATACAAGTATGACAGCAGTTATCAGCCACCTGCGGAGAAAATTGCAGAGGCTCATAAGGCAGCAAGGTTTGCTGTTGGTGCACTTGCATTTGATGATGTCCCTGTTGCGGTGGATTTCCTTCGGCGTTCTCTTGAACTTTTGACCAATCCTTCAGCTGAAACCCATTAG
- the LOC103998458 gene encoding protein HOMOLOG OF MAMMALIAN LYST-INTERACTING PROTEIN 5 isoform X2, which yields MSGVGGDAEPAKLLLPYLQRADELQKHEPLVAYYCRFYAMERGLKIPQKDRTKTTNALLISLMNQLEKDKKSLKLGPDDNLYVEGFVSNLFAKADKQDRAGRADLNTAKTFYAASIFFEILSQFGEHQPDIEQKQKYAVWKAADIRKALKEGRKPEPGPPGGDTDLSISSSPSSNTYDLQPSDSFPSSQRGGDASPHHVDKIIGRSESFAGSYQSANLSSQDADEVTMQGFGQPPATSSSYASPDVHHLQQTSGPEYSAYSQQYDHHSYRDELQHMPQNNHSENPTPPFPYPNFQSYPSFHDSTFPSAPTHQPSYYHAHDSASSHQPAPVSHYAPPAQYSYGSVHESHVVQAPLSAERYKYDSSYQPPAEKIAEAHKAARFAVGALAFDDVPVAVDFLRRSLELLTNPSAETH from the exons ATGTCAGGTGTTGGGGGCGACGCGGAGCCGGCGAAGCTCCTCCTGCCCTACCTTCAAAGGGCCGACGAGCTGCAGAAGCACGAACCCCTCGTCGCCTACTACT GTCGGTTCTACGCGATGGAGCGAGGGCTGAAGATTCCGCAGAAGGATCGAACCAAGACCACCAACGCCCTCCTCATCTCCCTCATGAACCAACTCGAGAAG GATAAAAAATCATTAAAGTTAGGGCCGGATGACAACCTTTACGTGGAGGGATTTGTATCTAATCTTTTTGCAAAGGCAGATAAACAAGATCGTGCTGGGCGTGCTGACTT GAATACTGCAAAGACCTTTTATGCAGCGAGCATCTTTTTTGAGATTTTGAGTCAATTTGGTGAGCATCAGCCCGAT ATTGAGCAAAAACAGAAGTATGCAGTTTGGAAAGCTGCAGATATAAGGAAAGCCTTGAAAGAAGGCCGGAAGCCTGAACCAGGCCCTCCTGGTGGTGATACAGATTTATCAATTTCCTCGAGCCCATCAAGCAACACATAT GACCTGCAACCAAGTGACAGTTTTCCATCCAGCCAGAGAGGTGGTGATGCATCACCTCATCATGTAGATAAG ATCATAGGAAGAAGTGAGAGCTTTGCAGGTAGCTACCAAAGTGCCAACTTATCATCTCAGGATGCTGATGAGGTTACCATGCAGGGTTTCGGTCAACCGCCTGCGACATCATCCTCCTATGCTAGTCCTGATGTTCACCACCTTCAACAGACCAGCGGGCCTGAATATTCTGCTTACTCTCAACAATACGATCATCATTCTTACAGAGATGAGCTCCAACATATGCCTCAAAATAATCATTCAGAAAACCCTACTCCTCCATTTCCCTATCCTAATTTTCAGTCTTATCCAAGCTTCCATGATAGCACCTTCCCGTCTGCCCCCACTCATCAGCCTTCTTACTACCATGCCCATGATTCTGCATCCTCTCACCAACCTGCTCCTGTTTCACATTATGCACCACCAGCACAGTACAGTTATGGCAGTGTCCACGAGAGTCATGTGGTACAAGCTCCTCTATCGGCCGAGAGATACAAGTATGACAGCAGTTATCAGCCACCTGCGGAGAAAATTGCAGAGGCTCATAAGGCAGCAAGGTTTGCTGTTGGTGCACTTGCATTTGATGATGTCCCTGTTGCGGTGGATTTCCTTCGGCGTTCTCTTGAACTTTTGACCAATCCTTCAGCTGAAACCCATTAG
- the LOC103998458 gene encoding protein HOMOLOG OF MAMMALIAN LYST-INTERACTING PROTEIN 5 isoform X3, translating to MSGVGGDAEPAKLLLPYLQRADELQKHEPLVAYYCRFYAMERGLKIPQKDRTKTTNALLISLMNQLEKIEQKQKYAVWKAADIRKALKEGRKPEPGPPGGDTDLSISSSPSSNTYDLQPSDSFPSSQRGGDASPHHVDKVNIIGRSESFAGSYQSANLSSQDADEVTMQGFGQPPATSSSYASPDVHHLQQTSGPEYSAYSQQYDHHSYRDELQHMPQNNHSENPTPPFPYPNFQSYPSFHDSTFPSAPTHQPSYYHAHDSASSHQPAPVSHYAPPAQYSYGSVHESHVVQAPLSAERYKYDSSYQPPAEKIAEAHKAARFAVGALAFDDVPVAVDFLRRSLELLTNPSAETH from the exons ATGTCAGGTGTTGGGGGCGACGCGGAGCCGGCGAAGCTCCTCCTGCCCTACCTTCAAAGGGCCGACGAGCTGCAGAAGCACGAACCCCTCGTCGCCTACTACT GTCGGTTCTACGCGATGGAGCGAGGGCTGAAGATTCCGCAGAAGGATCGAACCAAGACCACCAACGCCCTCCTCATCTCCCTCATGAACCAACTCGAGAAG ATTGAGCAAAAACAGAAGTATGCAGTTTGGAAAGCTGCAGATATAAGGAAAGCCTTGAAAGAAGGCCGGAAGCCTGAACCAGGCCCTCCTGGTGGTGATACAGATTTATCAATTTCCTCGAGCCCATCAAGCAACACATAT GACCTGCAACCAAGTGACAGTTTTCCATCCAGCCAGAGAGGTGGTGATGCATCACCTCATCATGTAGATAAGGTCAAT ATCATAGGAAGAAGTGAGAGCTTTGCAGGTAGCTACCAAAGTGCCAACTTATCATCTCAGGATGCTGATGAGGTTACCATGCAGGGTTTCGGTCAACCGCCTGCGACATCATCCTCCTATGCTAGTCCTGATGTTCACCACCTTCAACAGACCAGCGGGCCTGAATATTCTGCTTACTCTCAACAATACGATCATCATTCTTACAGAGATGAGCTCCAACATATGCCTCAAAATAATCATTCAGAAAACCCTACTCCTCCATTTCCCTATCCTAATTTTCAGTCTTATCCAAGCTTCCATGATAGCACCTTCCCGTCTGCCCCCACTCATCAGCCTTCTTACTACCATGCCCATGATTCTGCATCCTCTCACCAACCTGCTCCTGTTTCACATTATGCACCACCAGCACAGTACAGTTATGGCAGTGTCCACGAGAGTCATGTGGTACAAGCTCCTCTATCGGCCGAGAGATACAAGTATGACAGCAGTTATCAGCCACCTGCGGAGAAAATTGCAGAGGCTCATAAGGCAGCAAGGTTTGCTGTTGGTGCACTTGCATTTGATGATGTCCCTGTTGCGGTGGATTTCCTTCGGCGTTCTCTTGAACTTTTGACCAATCCTTCAGCTGAAACCCATTAG